A window from Melitaea cinxia chromosome 5, ilMelCinx1.1, whole genome shotgun sequence encodes these proteins:
- the LOC123653647 gene encoding piggyBac transposable element-derived protein 4-like: MSRKKQLTDRQIEEELEDLFGFPDGMVSEDDAEVSDNESANNTDLERILVGEDLLLSTTITNSSTDLPERSQSPSILVQPSTSNESFFTPADRQDIIDTLSDFSSSSDENSDEDEIDWKKQDWEQSPSIEFFDSVPLRSSRSLPNRTRPITYFELFFDEEVVKNIVEQTNRYAASCNAQNWQELSEGEFKAFLGMIIQMGIHKLPTIEDYWSSDPILQVIEIAETMTLQRFQKILKFLHVNDNSQMPLRNSPNFDKMYKVRPLVDRLNILCQRNAVQTNSQSIDECMIKFKGRSTLKQYMPMKPIKRGFKVWCRADSTTGYLYQYEIYTGKTDTSETGLGEKVVKSLCESLLTKDYLGHVAFDNYFSSVDLLQYLYENGVYSTATIRTERVGLPLLVKKPKNTGDKEEDQRLSEVAKKESTKIKKMKKGKWKWRVRGNVGFAVWKDTKPVTVVSTAFHPKLKKTCNRTQKDGSKKSIKCPVLITEYTARMGGVDRFDQQRGQYNVGRKSRKWWKRIFYFLVDVAITNAHILHKNNTRVHNRMKQKDFRLALARELVDNTTYRKRPFKSLPNYVSKKKKVNESGERQKQKFGVPHEVRFGRLGEHWPEETDGYKRCRYCSTKVNNKRSKIQCDRCEVALCITPCFKLFHQNDQ; the protein is encoded by the coding sequence ATGAGTAGAAAAAAGCAACTGACGGACCGTCAAATAGAAGAGGAGCTCGAAGATCTCTTTGGGTTTCCTGATGGCATGGTGTCTGAAGACGATGCTGAGGTATCAGATAATGAAAGTGCTAATAATACTGACCTGGAACGAATTTTAGTAGGTGAAGATTTATTGCTTAGTACAACAATTACCAACAGTTCTACTGATTTGCCTGAAAGATCACAATCACCTTCTATATTAGTCCAACCTTCAACGTCTAATGAAAGTTTCTTTACTCCTGCTGACAGACAAGATATTATAGACACTCTTTCAGATTTTTCTTCATCATCAGATGAAAACTCTGATGAAGATGAAATCGACTGGAAAAAACAAGATTGGGAACAAAGTCCCTCTATAGAATTTTTCGATTCTGTGCCATTACGCTCAAGTAGAAGTTTACCTAATAGAACAAGACCTATAACatattttgaacttttttttgaTGAAGAAGTTGTGAAGAATATAGTtgaacagacaaacagatatgCAGCATCTTGTAACGCACAAAACTGGCAGGAGTTATCAGAGGGCGAATTCAAAGCATTCCTTGGTATGATCATACAGATGGGTATTCATAAACTTCCAACAATTGAAGACTATTGGTCCAGTGACCCCATATTACAAGTTATAGAAATAGCTGAAACGATGACTTTACAgagatttcaaaaaatattaaaatttttacatgtaAATGATAACTCACAAATGCCACTTAGAAATAGTCCAAATTTCGACAAAATGTATAAAGTGAGACCACTTGTTGATCGGTTGAACATTCTGTGTCAAAGAAATGCAGTACAAACAAATTCCCAAAGCATTGATGaatgtatgataaaatttaagGGTAGATCAACCCTCAAACAATACATGCCAATGAAACCGATAAAGAGGGGGTTCAAGGTATGGTGCAGAGCTGACAGCACTACTGGATATTTATAccaatatgaaatatatactgGCAAAACAGATACAAGCGAAACTGGACTGGGGGAGAAAGTAGTAAAATCCTTGTGTGAATCTCTTCTTACAAAAGATTATTTAGGTCATGTTgcatttgataattatttttccaGTGTTGACCTTCTTCAATACCTCTATGAAAATGGCGTCTACAGTACAGCCACAATTAGAACCGAGCGTGTTGGTTTACCTCTTTTAGtgaaaaaacctaaaaatactGGTGACAAAGAAGAAGATCAAAGACTTTCAGAGGTAGCAAAAAAGGAAAGCACAAAAATCAAGAAAATGAAAAAGGGGAAGTGGAAATGGAGGGTCAGAGGGAATGTTGGTTTTGCTGTTTGGAAAGACACAAAGCCAGTTACTGTGGTGAGCACAGCTTTCcacccaaaattaaaaaaaacatgtaatagAACACAAAAAGATGGGTCTAAAAAATCTATCAAGTGCCCTGTATTGATAACAGAATATACAGCTCGTATGGGAGGGGTGGACCGTTTTGACCAACAAAGAGGTCAGTACAATGTTGGTAGAAAAAGTCGAAAATGGTggaaaagaattttttattttttagttgatGTTGCAATTACCAATGCTCATATTTTgcacaaaaataatacaagagTCCACAACAGAATGAAACAAAAAGACTTTAGACTGGCTCTTGCAAGGGAGTTGGTGGATAATACTACTTATAGAAAACGGCCATTCAAGTCATTGCCCAATTATGtgtctaaaaagaaaaaagtaaatgaaaGTGGAGAAAGACAAAAACAGAAGTTTGGAGTTCCACATGAAGTAAGATTTGGAAGACTTGGTGAGCACTGGCCTGAAGAAACAGATGGATATAAACGCTGTCGCTACTGCAGCACCAAAGTCAACAATAAAAGGTCTAAAATACAGTGTGATCGGTGCGAAGTAGCCCTTTGCATTACACCCTGTTTCAAATTGTTTCATCAAAATGATCAATAA
- the LOC123653649 gene encoding probable nuclear transport factor 2 isoform X2: MSMALNPQYDAIGKGFVQQYYTLFDDPAQRPSLANMYNVETSFMTFEGVQLQGAVKIMEKLNSLTFQKIGRLITSVDSQPMFDGGVLINVLGRLQTDDDQPHATFYFQTFVLKPIGNSFYVEHDMFRLALHDV, from the exons ATGTCTATGGCACTAAATCCACAATATGATGCGATTGGAAAAGGTTTCGTACAGCAATATTACACACTGTTCGATGATCCGGCACAGCGGCCAAGTCTCgctaatatgtataat GTTGAAACATCATTTATGACGTTTGAAGGAGTCCAGTTACAAGGTGCTGTTAAAATAATGGAAAAGCTTAAT agtCTAACATTTCAAAAGATTGGTAGACTTATAACTTCAGTTGATTCACAACCTATGTTTGACGGTGGAGTTTTAATTAATGTTCTCGGTAGACTGCag ACAGATGATGATCAGCCACATGCAACATTCTACTTCCAAACATTTGTGTTGAAGCCAATAGGAAACTCATTCTATGTCGAACATGATATGTTCAGGCTAGCTCTACATGATGTTTAA
- the LOC123653649 gene encoding probable nuclear transport factor 2 isoform X1, whose translation MSMALNPQYDAIGKGFVQQYYTLFDDPAQRPSLANMYNVETSFMTFEGVQLQGAVKIMEKLNSLTFQKIGRLITSVDSQPMFDGGVLINVLGRLQCDDDPPHPYMQTFVLKPLGDSFFVQHDIFRLGIHDVA comes from the exons ATGTCTATGGCACTAAATCCACAATATGATGCGATTGGAAAAGGTTTCGTACAGCAATATTACACACTGTTCGATGATCCGGCACAGCGGCCAAGTCTCgctaatatgtataat GTTGAAACATCATTTATGACGTTTGAAGGAGTCCAGTTACAAGGTGCTGTTAAAATAATGGAAAAGCTTAAT agtCTAACATTTCAAAAGATTGGTAGACTTATAACTTCAGTTGATTCACAACCTATGTTTGACGGTGGAGTTTTAATTAATGTTCTCGGTAGACTGCag tgTGACGACGATCCTCCACATCCATATATGCAGACTTTTGTTTTGAAGCCACTCGGAGATTCCTTCTTTGTACAGCACGACATATTCCGCCTCGGCATTCACGACGTTGCTTAA